A single Cryptococcus deuterogattii R265 chromosome 2, complete sequence DNA region contains:
- a CDS encoding CAMK protein kinase yields MGCGLSSEFKQYGIMDSTFSTDVFGVYLSTQDTSDCDEYEDSQNDETPSQPSSDLQTVDRDIVLADYSEFPYSARSHQWPEFTGCCPEHTNPPCYVDGGGFSLPKSGPYDCPNYKVYGIISVGAHGIIHRATDSKRNKTVAIKVTKEYHGTDTGNTHMRWELWKRSFAAREMAMLDVYDHPHIVKPRDIVESPDGKLGLVIDYFPGGDLQKLIKAYGPLSEFDSRYTFTQLLSAVTHLQTRHMVHHDIKPENILLDLDGNVFLSDFGVAHIFDQPYLPALPVCGTAVYAEPELAVRKTRYSPFKWDIWSLGIILFFLLTGRTPYIGYEEFPGLHAPIMDVCTFVASVPADYPDSIPREVRNLMDRMLDVDSEMRAGCNQLWEHSWTKGTLTGLRSGCRGMEPGGGIFGTLGYRCKEAEREKKMERARKKFLVKFRDNE; encoded by the exons ATGGGATGTGGCCTATCATCAGAATTCAAACAATATGGAATCATGGACAGCACGTTTTCGACGGATGTCTTCGGGGTTTATCTGTCAACTCAAGATACCTCTGACTGCGACGAGTATGAGGATTCCCAAAACGATGAAACCCCTTCACAGCCAAGTTCGGACTTACAAACTGTCGACAGAGATATTGTTCTTGCAGACTACTCGGAGTTTCCTTATTCCGCCCGGTCTCACCAGTGGCCAGAGTTCACTGGCTGTTGTCCTGAACATACTAATCCTCCGTGCTACGTGGATGGGGGCGGCTTTTCTTTACCTAAAAGTGGCCCATATGACTGCCCTAATTATAAGGTATATGGGATCATTAGCGTTGGCGCACATGGCATTATCCATCGTGCCACAGATTCAAAGAGAAATAAAACGGTCGCCATCAAAGTCACCAAAGAATATCATGGAACGGATACAGGCAACACCCATATGCGTTGGGAAttgtggaagagaagctTTGCGGCAAGAGAGATGGCTATGCTCGAC GTGTATGATCATCCCCATATTGTTAAACCTCGCGATATCGTTGAATCACCAGATGGCAAGCTCGGGTTAGTCATTGATTACTTCCCAG GCGGTGATCTACAGAAACTCATCAAAGCATATGGCCCCCTATCTGAATTCGATTCTCGATATACTTTCACCCAGCTCCTTTCCGCTGTCACCCACCTTCAAACCAGACACATGGTTCATCACGACATCAAACCCGAaaacatcctcctcgatcTTGACGGCAATGTCTTCCTCTCGGATTTTGGAGTAGCACACATATTTGATCAACCTTATCTGCCCGCATTACCTGTTTGCGGAACGGCCGTATACGCTGAGCCAGAATTGGCTGTCCGAAAGACGCGATACAGCCCTTTCAAGTGGGATATATGGTCCCTTGgtatcatcctcttcttcctcctcacaGGAAGGACACCATATATCGGCTACGAAGAATTTCCGGGGCTTCATGCGCCCATCATGGATGTCTGTACTTTCGTCGCTTCCGTGCCTGCTGATTATCCGGACTCAATACCAAGGGAGGTAAGAAATTTGATGGACAGAATGTTGGATGTGGATTCAGAGATGCGTGCAGGGTGCAATCAATTATGGGAGCATTCATGGACCAAAGGAACGTTAACAGGCCTCAGGTCGGGATGCCGTGGAATGGAGCCAGGGGGAGGCATCTTTGGAACTTTGGGTTACCGCTGCAAAGaagcagaaagagagaagaagatggaaagggcaCGGAAAAAGTTCCTTGTAAAGTTCCGCGACAACGAATAG
- a CDS encoding eukaryotic translation initiation factor 3 subunit L has protein sequence MADPSAFYEPEEDELLSQLAIPVHTYQPLSEGDEYRRLQQLEQHAYAQQTAMAQEQEMEQLAALELVPEDVKRFLVMFHQAILENDLPTITSMYESGWNKLTQSHYLNNEWPEAELIAPLVGNDQVFLTLYRELYFRHVYARLQPTIDDRFQSYENICELFNYLLNSEGPVPLDLPIQWLWDMLDEFVYQFTSFSHWRSSPKTKTEEELEMLAESPNIWSSYSVLNVLYSLVQKSQINEQLKAERAGKSVEEVAEVAGEYGSKPLYKNLGYFSLICLLHVHVLLGDPTLALQTMENVDLGNAAFLTRITACHVTTYYHVGCAYMALGRWPDAIKTFVSVLIFFIRMKQYHTRSYQYGSIAKTCERMYALLAICTTLSPGPSDENIMTIVKEHYGDQLAILQRGGPEAVEAFKDLYLQACPKYLNVNPPPYEDASALETWLANPPADATQRHLELFLSDVQAVQGVNGMRNLLKLYTSIDAAKLAAFSVSGEEEGEEEVLQQLMVLKSASSTYGRGQAETTLLDGERKVTNNLDFTIDGTMVHVEETTSHRRYAGFFIRNAEHAQRALSSIKSAPLPIRKPASSSAPAPATTSAPISKPGESATSAGAEAPAAAPEKKAGAWVPKSRQARIAA, from the exons ATGGCCGACCCCAGCGCTTTCTACGAAcctgaagaggacgaacTCCTCTCTCAGCTCGCTATCCCCGTCCATACCTATCAGCCCCTTTCCGAAGGCGACGAATACAGGCGCCTGCAGCAACTCGAGCAGCATGCTTACGCCCAGCAGACCGCCATGGCCCAGGAGCAGGAGATGGAGCAGCTCGCCGCTTTGGAGCTCGTCCCCGAGGATGTGAAGAGGTTCTTGGTCATGTTCCACCAGGCCATCTTGGAGAACGATTTGCCCACCATTACCAGCATGTATGAGTCTGGATGGAACAAGCTCACGCAG TCTCACTATCTTAACAACGAGTGGCCTGAGGCTGAGCTCATCGCCCCTCTTGTTGGCAATG ACCAGGTGTTCTTGACTCTTTACCGAGAGCTTTACTTCCGACACGTCTACGCTAGGCTCCAGCCCACCATTGACGACCGATTCCAATCCTATGAAAACATTTGCGAGCTTTTCAACTACCTCCTCA ACTCTGAAGGTCCCGTTCCCCTTGACCTCCCTATCCAATGGCTTTGGGACATGCTCGATGAGTTTGTCTACCAgttcacctctttctctcacTGGCGCTCTTCTCCCAAGACCAAGACTGAGGAGGAACTCGAGATGCTCGCCGAATCACCAAACATCTGGTCCTCTTACTCCGTCTTGAACGTCCTCTATTCTCTTGTTCAAAAATCTCAAATCAACGAGCAGCTCAAGGCTGAGAGGGCGGGCAAGTCTGTTGAGGAGGTTGCCGAGGTTGCTGGAGAGTATGGAAGCAAGCCCCTTTACAAGAACTTGGGTTACTTCTCTTTGATTTGCTTGTTGCACGTTCACGTGTTATTGGGTGACCCTACTT TGGCTTTGCAGACTATGGAGAACGTTGACCTTGGTAACGCCGCTTTCCTTACCAGGATCACCGCTTGCCACGTTACAACCTACTACCATGTTGGATGTGCCTATATGGCTCTTGGACGTTGGCCTGACGCTATCAAGACCTTCGTCTCtgtcctcatcttcttcatccgtATGAAACAGTACCACACCAGGTCTTACCAGTACGGTTCC ATCGCCAAGACTTGTGAGCGAATGTAcgcccttcttgccatctgCACCACCCTTTCCCCCGGTCCCTCCGACGAAAACATCATGACCATCGTCAAGGAGCACTACGGTGACCAACTTGCTATCCTCCAACGTGGCGGCCCCGAGGCCGTTGAGGCCTTCAAGGATCTCTACCTCCAAGCTTGCCCTAAATACCTCAATGTTAACCCTCCTCCCTATGAAGATGCTTCTGCTCTCGAGACTTGGCTGGCCAACCCCCCTGCAGATGCTACCCAGAGGCATCTCGAGTTGTTCTTGAGCGATGTTCAGGCTGTTCAGGGTGTTAACGGCATGAGAAACCTGTTGAAGCTTTACACATCTATTGATGCTGCCAAGCTTGCCGCGTTCTCGGTAtctggagaagaggaaggcgaagaagaggtgttACAACAATTGATGGTGCTCAAGAGTGCCAGCAGTACTTATGGACGAGGACAAGCCGAGACAACATTGTTGGATGGTGAGCGGAAAGTGACCAACAACTTGGATTTCACCATTGACGGA ACAATGGTTCACGTTGAGGAAACCACTTCCCACAGAAGATATGCTGGCTTCTTCATCCGAAATGCCGAGCACGCCCAACGTGCGCTTTCATCTATCAAATCTGCCCCTTTGCCCATTCGTAAACccgcttcatcttctgcccCTGCTCCCGCTACCACCTCTGCGCCCATAAGCAAACCTGGTGAATCAGCAACCTCTGCGGGTGCAGAGGCTCCCGCGGCGGCTCcggaaaagaaggctggTGCTTGGGTGCCAAAGTCTAGACAAGCAAGGATTGCGGCTtaa
- a CDS encoding prefoldin subunit 4, producing MSLLPPEEEGDGVEVAWEDQQRINTFSKLNNRLSDIQDLLKAKNEEKEYYDDLCTELELADEDNPQPVLYKIGEAFFYLHLRDARRQLKGDLKKYEKEIEGLESKARECENGMKELKVLLYAKFGKQINLETTP from the exons ATGAGTTTG TTACCGcccgaagaagaaggcgacgGAGTCGAAGTTGCATGGG AGGACCAGCAACGTATCAACACCTTTTCAAAACTCAACAACAGATTATCAGATATCCAAGATCTTTTAAAAGCTAAAAAT gaggaaaaggagtaCTACGATGATCTCTGCACCGAGCTGGAGCTTGCCGACGAAGACAATCCTCAACCGGTTTTGTACAAAATTGGGGAAGCTTTCTTCTACTTGCATCTTAGAGATGCAAGAAGACAACTGAAGGGCGATCTGAAAAAGtatgaaaaggagattgaagggTTGGAAAGCAAAGCAAGAGAGTGCGAGAACGGCATGAAGGAGTTAAAAGTGCTCTT ATATGCCAAGTTTGGAAAACAGATCAACCTCGAAACAACACCCTAA